From Dasypus novemcinctus isolate mDasNov1 chromosome 8, mDasNov1.1.hap2, whole genome shotgun sequence, the proteins below share one genomic window:
- the LOC101437153 gene encoding LOW QUALITY PROTEIN: olfactory receptor 1K1 (The sequence of the model RefSeq protein was modified relative to this genomic sequence to represent the inferred CDS: inserted 2 bases in 2 codons; deleted 1 base in 1 codon), with the protein MDPSSKSSKETPFILLGLTTNPRWRRPLFALFLVLYVAGILDNGLIVATIQASPALHAPMYFLLAHLFFADLCFTSVTVPKMLANLFAHDHSISQAGCLTQMYFFFALGVTDSSLLAAIAYNHYVAIWHPLQYATSMSCTMCIALVGLAWLLSHVHSLLHILLMACLSFCVSHQVPHFFCDHQPLLRLLCSNTHHIQLLIFTEGXPLASGRPRAMSTYGSHLAVVGLFCGTVIAVYFQPTSRYEEEQGRVATVMYTIIXPMLNPVIYSLRNRDVQGALRALFTMQRVLAGDF; encoded by the exons ATGGATCCTTCCAGCAAGTCTTCAAAGGAAACCCCATTCATCCTTTTGGGACTGACAACAAATCCCAGGTGGCGTCGGCCTCTCTTTGCACTGTTCTTGGTTTTGTATGTGGCAGGCATACTGGACAACGGACTCATTGTGGCCACCATCCAGGCCAGTCCAGCCCTTCATGCACCCATGTACTTCCTGCTGGCCCACCTGTTCTTTGCTGATCTCTGCTTCACCTCTGTCACTGTGCCCAAGATGTTGGCCAACTTGTTCGCCCACGACCACTCCATCTCTCAGGCTGGCTGCCTGACCCAAATGTACTTCTTCTTTGCCCTGGGTGTAACTGATAGCTCTCTCCTGGCTGCCATAGCCTACAACCACTATGTGGCCATCTGGCACCCTCTCCAATATGCCACGAGCATGTCCTGCACCATGTGCATAGCCCTGGTA GGACTTGCATGGCTGTTATCCCATGTCCACTCCCTCCTGCATATCCTGCTTATGGCCTGCTTGTCCTTCTGTGTCTCCCACCAGGTGCCCCACTTCTTCTGTGACCACCAGCCTCTTTTAAGGCTCTTGTGCTCCAACACCCACCACATCCAGTTGCTCATCTTCACCGAGG TACCTTTAGCCTCTGGGAGACCCAGGGCCATGTCCACCTATGGCTCCCACCTGGCTGTGGTAGGACTCTtctgtggcacagtcattgcagtCTACTTCCAGCCCACATCTCGATATGAAGAAGAGCAGGGCCGTGTGGCCACTGTCATGTACACCATCA ACCCCATGCTGAACCCTGTCATCTACAGCCTCCGGAATCGTGATGTGCAGGGGGCACTCCGAGCCCTTTTTACTATGCAAAGAGTTTTGGCTGGTGACTTCTAA